One stretch of Streptomyces sp. NBC_01142 DNA includes these proteins:
- a CDS encoding ABC transporter permease/substrate binding protein has protein sequence MPRLHLGDWVDSGVDFLQKHLAWLFDAISSVVTGLYDGIDAVLTAPEPLLFAGILAVVAWWLRGLAAGALAFAGFALIDSIELWDDAMSTLSLVLVATIVTLAIAVPLGIWASRSKTVSAVIRPVLDFMQTMPAMVYLIPGIIFFGVGVVPGIIATIIFALPPGVRMTELGIRQVDGELVEAAEAFGTTPRNTLLRIQLPLALPTIMAGINQVIMLGLSMVVIAGMVGGGGLGGAVYRAIGNVDIGLGFEAGISIVILAMYLDRITGALGRQVSPLGRRALAKATSVTGGRQIWSYRPQPVVAVAGVVVLALVAGSMSMFGGATSGSAKGADNVGQGKKISLGYIPWDEGIASTFLWKELLEQRGFEVDTKQLEAGALYTGLSTGQIDFQTDSWLPVTHAQYWDKYRNKLEDVGAWYGPTSLELSVPSYMKGIDSLEDLKGKSSRFKGRIIGIEPSAGMMGILKDKVLKDYGLEGEYKVVDGSTPGMLAELKRAYDKKEPIVTTLWSPHWAYSSYDLKKLKDPQGSWGKGDGVHTLARKGFSAENPQVGKWLKNFKMTEKQLTDLEAKIQTTGKGKEQDAVRAWLEENPGLADKWTPVAKAAKAGGKAQQ, from the coding sequence ATGCCTAGGCTCCACCTCGGAGACTGGGTCGACAGCGGTGTCGACTTCCTCCAGAAGCATCTCGCCTGGCTCTTCGACGCGATCAGCTCCGTCGTCACCGGCCTGTACGACGGCATCGACGCGGTACTCACCGCGCCCGAGCCGCTGCTCTTCGCGGGCATCCTCGCCGTCGTCGCCTGGTGGCTGCGCGGTCTGGCCGCGGGCGCCCTCGCCTTCGCCGGGTTTGCGCTGATCGACTCCATCGAGCTGTGGGACGACGCGATGTCGACCCTCTCGCTGGTCCTCGTCGCCACCATCGTCACACTGGCGATCGCGGTCCCGCTCGGTATCTGGGCCTCGCGCTCCAAGACCGTCAGCGCCGTGATCCGGCCCGTGCTCGACTTCATGCAGACCATGCCGGCGATGGTCTATCTGATCCCCGGCATCATCTTCTTCGGCGTCGGTGTGGTCCCCGGCATCATCGCCACGATCATCTTTGCGCTGCCTCCGGGCGTACGGATGACGGAGCTCGGCATCCGTCAGGTCGACGGTGAGCTCGTCGAGGCGGCCGAGGCTTTCGGCACCACCCCGCGCAACACGCTGCTGCGCATCCAGCTCCCCCTGGCGCTGCCGACGATCATGGCCGGTATCAACCAGGTGATCATGCTCGGGCTGTCCATGGTGGTCATCGCCGGCATGGTCGGTGGCGGCGGACTCGGCGGCGCGGTCTACCGTGCCATCGGCAATGTGGACATCGGCCTCGGCTTCGAGGCCGGTATCTCCATCGTCATCCTGGCGATGTACCTCGACCGGATCACCGGCGCCCTGGGCCGCCAGGTCTCGCCGCTCGGCCGCCGCGCGCTGGCCAAGGCCACGTCGGTGACCGGTGGACGGCAGATCTGGAGCTACCGCCCGCAGCCCGTCGTCGCGGTCGCCGGTGTCGTCGTCCTCGCGCTGGTCGCGGGCAGCATGAGCATGTTCGGTGGCGCCACGTCCGGCTCCGCCAAGGGCGCGGACAACGTCGGCCAGGGCAAGAAGATCTCCCTGGGCTACATCCCCTGGGACGAAGGCATCGCCTCCACCTTCCTCTGGAAGGAGCTGCTGGAGCAGCGCGGTTTCGAGGTCGACACCAAGCAGCTGGAGGCCGGAGCGCTCTACACCGGCCTGTCCACCGGCCAGATCGACTTCCAGACCGACTCCTGGCTCCCGGTCACGCACGCCCAGTACTGGGACAAGTACCGGAACAAGCTCGAGGATGTGGGCGCCTGGTACGGGCCCACCTCGCTGGAGCTCTCCGTCCCCTCGTACATGAAGGGCATCGACTCCCTCGAGGACCTCAAGGGCAAGTCGAGCCGTTTCAAGGGCCGGATCATCGGCATCGAGCCGAGTGCCGGAATGATGGGCATCCTCAAGGACAAGGTGCTCAAGGACTACGGCCTGGAGGGCGAGTACAAGGTCGTCGACGGCTCCACGCCCGGCATGCTCGCCGAGCTGAAGCGCGCGTACGACAAGAAGGAGCCCATCGTCACCACGCTGTGGTCACCGCACTGGGCGTACAGCAGCTACGACCTGAAGAAGCTCAAGGATCCCCAGGGCAGCTGGGGCAAGGGCGACGGCGTGCACACCCTGGCCCGCAAGGGCTTCTCCGCCGAGAACCCGCAGGTCGGCAAGTGGCTCAAGAACTTCAAGATGACCGAAAAGCAGCTCACGGACCTTGAAGCCAAGATCCAGACGACCGGGAAGGGCAAGGAGCAGGACGCCGTCCGCGCCTGGCTCGAGGAGAACCCGGGCCTGGC
- a CDS encoding glycine betaine/L-proline ABC transporter ATP-binding protein, translating to MSRLQAEHLYKVFGRRPDEAVRKLESGGDRDELRADGTTAAVIDASFAVEPGQIFVVMGLSGSGKSTLLRMLNGLLEPTAGRVLFDGQDLTALRPRELRAVRSTKISMVFQHFALFPHRSVLENAGYGLEVQGVPRAERDRRATEALEMTGLAGWENSWPDELSGGMQQRVGLARALATDADLLLMDESFSALDPLIRRDMQDQLLELQKRLKKTIVFITHDLNEAMRLGDRIAVMRDGRIVQLGSAEDILVTPANDYVASFTQDVDRSRVLTAGAIMAEPHTVMGTRTDDGKELRTPEDVLAAAPATVPESTPIIELFTPCSTSDAAVAVTDGKGRLVGVVPRARLLAVLGEPMSPLEPPRDAAPVTAPVPKQSEQPEQSEQSEQTEQSEQDEQSGQTRKTKEVARNA from the coding sequence GTGTCCAGGCTGCAAGCCGAGCACTTGTACAAAGTGTTCGGCAGACGACCCGACGAAGCGGTACGGAAGCTCGAAAGCGGCGGCGACCGCGACGAGCTGCGCGCCGACGGTACGACCGCAGCGGTGATCGATGCCTCGTTCGCCGTCGAACCGGGTCAGATATTCGTCGTCATGGGTCTGTCCGGGTCCGGCAAGTCCACGTTGCTGCGCATGCTGAACGGACTGCTGGAGCCGACCGCCGGACGCGTTCTCTTCGACGGCCAGGACCTCACCGCGCTCCGCCCCCGCGAGCTGCGCGCCGTCCGCTCCACCAAGATCAGCATGGTGTTCCAGCACTTCGCGCTCTTCCCGCACCGCAGCGTGCTGGAGAACGCCGGCTACGGCCTCGAGGTGCAGGGCGTCCCCCGCGCCGAGCGCGACCGCCGTGCCACCGAGGCCCTGGAGATGACCGGCCTCGCCGGCTGGGAGAACTCCTGGCCCGACGAGCTCTCCGGCGGTATGCAGCAGCGCGTCGGCCTGGCCCGTGCGCTCGCCACCGACGCCGATCTGCTGCTGATGGACGAGTCCTTCAGCGCGCTCGACCCGTTGATCCGCCGCGATATGCAGGACCAGCTCCTCGAGCTGCAGAAGCGGCTGAAGAAGACCATCGTCTTCATCACGCACGACCTCAACGAGGCCATGCGCCTCGGTGACCGGATCGCCGTGATGCGGGACGGCCGGATCGTCCAGCTCGGCAGCGCCGAGGACATTCTCGTGACCCCGGCCAACGACTACGTCGCCTCCTTCACCCAGGACGTCGACCGCTCCCGGGTGCTGACCGCGGGCGCGATCATGGCCGAGCCGCACACCGTGATGGGTACGAGGACGGACGACGGCAAGGAACTCCGTACACCCGAGGACGTCCTCGCGGCCGCGCCCGCCACCGTCCCGGAGAGCACCCCGATCATCGAGCTGTTCACGCCCTGCTCCACCAGCGATGCGGCGGTCGCCGTGACGGACGGGAAGGGCCGCCTCGTGGGTGTCGTACCGCGCGCCCGGCTGCTCGCCGTCCTCGGCGAGCCGATGAGCCCGCTCGAGCCCCCGAGGGACGCCGCGCCGGTCACCGCCCCGGTCCCGAAGCAGTCCGAACAGCCCGAGCAGTCCGAGCAGTCCGAGCAGACCGAACAGTCCGAGCAGGACGAACAGTCCGGGCAGACCAGGAAGACCAAGGAGGTGGCCCGCAATGCCTAG
- a CDS encoding 5'-3' exonuclease, whose product MLLDTASLYFRAYFGVPDSVRAPDGTPVNAVRGLLDFIARLVQDHRPDDLVACWDNDWRPHWRVELIPTYKAHRVAVETELGPDEEETPDTLAPQVPVIMDVLDALGIARVGADGYEADDVIGTLTGRATGPVDIVTGDRDLFQLVDDARGRRVLYPLKGVGTLQVTDEAWLREKYGVDGPGYVDLALLRGDPSDGLPGVPGIGEKTAAKLLDAFGDLAGIMAAVDDRTSKLTPSQRKRLDEARGYVAVAPKVVRVASDVPLPDFDPALPTEPRDPASLDELAARWGLGGALKRLLTTLQH is encoded by the coding sequence ATGCTCCTCGACACCGCTTCCCTGTACTTCCGGGCCTATTTCGGGGTCCCCGATTCGGTCCGGGCCCCCGACGGCACGCCGGTCAACGCCGTGCGCGGACTGCTCGACTTCATCGCGCGGCTGGTCCAGGACCACCGCCCCGACGACCTGGTGGCCTGCTGGGACAACGACTGGCGGCCGCACTGGCGGGTCGAGCTGATCCCGACGTACAAGGCGCACCGCGTCGCGGTCGAGACGGAGCTGGGGCCGGACGAGGAGGAGACTCCGGACACCCTTGCCCCGCAGGTCCCGGTGATCATGGACGTGCTCGACGCGCTCGGCATCGCCCGGGTCGGCGCCGACGGGTACGAGGCGGACGATGTCATCGGCACACTCACCGGCCGTGCCACGGGCCCGGTGGACATCGTGACCGGCGACCGCGACCTCTTCCAGCTGGTCGACGACGCCCGCGGCCGGCGGGTGCTCTATCCCCTGAAGGGCGTCGGGACGCTCCAGGTCACGGACGAGGCATGGCTGCGCGAGAAGTACGGCGTGGACGGCCCGGGGTACGTCGATCTGGCACTGCTGCGCGGTGACCCGAGCGACGGACTGCCGGGCGTGCCCGGAATCGGCGAGAAGACCGCAGCCAAGCTGCTGGACGCCTTCGGCGATCTGGCCGGGATCATGGCCGCCGTCGACGACCGGACCTCCAAGCTGACACCCTCGCAGCGCAAGCGGCTGGACGAGGCCCGGGGCTATGTGGCGGTCGCGCCCAAGGTGGTCCGGGTCGCCTCGGACGTACCGCTGCCCGACTTCGACCCCGCGCTGCCCACCGAGCCGCGCGATCCGGCCTCGCTGGACGAGCTCGCGGCCCGGTGGGGGCTCGGCGGTGCCTTGAAACGGTTGTTGACCACACTCCAGCACTGA